One segment of Chionomys nivalis chromosome 3, mChiNiv1.1, whole genome shotgun sequence DNA contains the following:
- the Apod gene encoding apolipoprotein D isoform X1 encodes MPGTKIGASLEGFCVETAVCCRLNNNKKRPLLKPPRPEMVTMLLLLATLASLFTAAKGQSFHLGKCPSPPVQENFDVKKYLGRWYEIEKIPASFEKGNCNQANYSQMENGNIKVLNQELRPDGTVNQVEGEATQSNLSEPAKLGVKFFELMPSAPYWILATDYENYALVYSCTTVIWLFHVDYAWILGRNPFLPPETVTYLKDILTSNDIDIQKMTITDQANCPDFL; translated from the exons ATGCCAGGCACCAAAATAGGCGCCTCACTTGAAGGATTCTGTGTGGAAACTGCCGTCTGCTGTcgtcttaataataataaaaaaag GCCTCTCCTGAAGCCACCCAGACCCGAGATGGTGACCATGCTGTTGCTCCTGGCTACTCTGGCAAGCCTCTTCACTGCAGCCAAGGGACAAAGTTTCCATCTTGGGAAATGCCCATCTCCTCCGGTGCAAGAGAATTTTGACGTGAAAAAG TATCTCGGAAGGTGGTACGAAATTGAGAAAATCCCAGCGAGTTTTGAGAAAGGAAACTGCAACCAAGCCAACTACTCGCAGATGGAGAACGGGAACATCAAAGTGCTAAACCAGGAGCTGAG ACCTGATGGAACCGTGAACCAAGTTGAAGGTGAAGCCACACAGAGCAACCTCTCAGAGCCAGCCAAGCTGGGAGTCAAGTTTTTTGAGT TGATGCCATCTGCACCGTACTGGATCCTGGCCACCGATTATGAGAACTATGCTCTTGTCTACTCCTGCACCACCGTCATCTGGCTCTTCCACGTGGATTATGCCTGGATCCTGGGAAgaaacccttttcttcctccagagaCAGTAACCTACCTGAAAGATATCCTCACTTCTAATGATATCGACATCCAGAAAATGACGATCACGGATCAAGCGAACTGCCCCGACTTCCTGTAA
- the Apod gene encoding apolipoprotein D isoform X2: MVTMLLLLATLASLFTAAKGQSFHLGKCPSPPVQENFDVKKYLGRWYEIEKIPASFEKGNCNQANYSQMENGNIKVLNQELRPDGTVNQVEGEATQSNLSEPAKLGVKFFELMPSAPYWILATDYENYALVYSCTTVIWLFHVDYAWILGRNPFLPPETVTYLKDILTSNDIDIQKMTITDQANCPDFL, encoded by the exons ATGGTGACCATGCTGTTGCTCCTGGCTACTCTGGCAAGCCTCTTCACTGCAGCCAAGGGACAAAGTTTCCATCTTGGGAAATGCCCATCTCCTCCGGTGCAAGAGAATTTTGACGTGAAAAAG TATCTCGGAAGGTGGTACGAAATTGAGAAAATCCCAGCGAGTTTTGAGAAAGGAAACTGCAACCAAGCCAACTACTCGCAGATGGAGAACGGGAACATCAAAGTGCTAAACCAGGAGCTGAG ACCTGATGGAACCGTGAACCAAGTTGAAGGTGAAGCCACACAGAGCAACCTCTCAGAGCCAGCCAAGCTGGGAGTCAAGTTTTTTGAGT TGATGCCATCTGCACCGTACTGGATCCTGGCCACCGATTATGAGAACTATGCTCTTGTCTACTCCTGCACCACCGTCATCTGGCTCTTCCACGTGGATTATGCCTGGATCCTGGGAAgaaacccttttcttcctccagagaCAGTAACCTACCTGAAAGATATCCTCACTTCTAATGATATCGACATCCAGAAAATGACGATCACGGATCAAGCGAACTGCCCCGACTTCCTGTAA